The stretch of DNA AAAAGCAGTTGTACAGACAAACTTGGGGACACACAACAGTTATGCTGTTTGTGGTCCAGCAACCCAAGATGGCCACATTTAATGAAATAATGCAGCATTGCAAATACATCACAAAGGATATAGTGTAAAGAGTCATTTTGGGGGCTGGGCCACACTACACTATTGTTTATAAACATTTGTCTTTATTAATGTCTTCTAGAAAAAATGTATGAACaccatatcacacactcacaaactgaaaacATAACCTGTGTACAATTAATTGGTTAGAGAGAGGTCTCAAATATCACTTTAATTTGTATCACCTGTAGCTTTACAATCGCCgcaaagttggttcctgtttcagttACGTGTTTGGCAACGTTGGCgtgggtcaaacaaaaacaccctaATGATTGACTGACACATTGTGATGACGGCATGGTGCAGTTGGTGAGAAGGAACTGCAGCGACTTGAAGGCGACTTCATAAAAAAAAACCATGATTTTTTTAAAGTTCATGTAGTCGATATAGTCAATCGCAAGTCAATTTTTATCCCCATAATGCAAGACACTTTGAAAGGCGGTGACCAGTGACGTCTTGACAAAAGTGATCCGCTCAAACACACCCACTCAGTCAGGGTTGAGGTCACTCATGAGTTGAAATTAAATTGGCTACACCCCACAGGATGTAGAATTTGAATATGAGTGACAGGAAGTAGAATTGAACTTAGTCATAGAACATGAGAGTTTCATTGAATCTGACAAGTCACACTTCCAGATACCAAGAATACAGAATATCACTtttctctggaaacaatgttccTATACTCTTTTAACCTTAGCGCTTAGAATAGCCAATTATATATTTCTTCAGCAAACAATGTAGTTAAATTGGACCCTACCTTTGATATTGTGTTTTGTATTCTAAAGCCACAATCTGTGATTGGTGCAAAGACTTTGTGGACATGTACCTTTTGGATATAATGTAAACCCATTGATTCTTGGAGAATATCATACTAGATGCCTCATGAGCATAGAACTACTGATCATCCCCATTATAAcccccaaaacaaaacaaagcagTATGGTTTAATTtcaatgtttacaaacactacaaatgTGAATAACCCATGTATCTACAGTATGAGCATATATTGCCATCCACAAGGATACACTGTGTAGTAGTGAATGTTTTAAGCAAAAACTGGAAGCGCCAGAGTCCATCCAGGAGCTAGAAAGCTTTAAAGAGCACCACTCCTAGGCCCTGTCGGATATGAAACATGTCGAAGGCAGCATCCGCGCTAACTCCGTCATACGCCCGCTGGCAAAGAAGTCACGGGCCCGGCCTTCTTCACACCCCATCACCAGCGAAGGAGAGTCTTTCACCTTGGAGGCAGTGGACGGTACCAGGGACGTGCTGAAGTCTATCCACAAAAACCTGGAGAGACTGGAGATGCTCCAGACAATCCTACAGGAGCATCGCAGAACTGACAGCCAGCTTAGAGTTCAGCCAAAAGGAAATAGACAAACTGAAGAAGGAGAATACATCTTTGAAAGGTACTGTACATACCGTGCGGAATGCTGTTGAGACAATTCCTCGGGAGAACAGAATGCTGAAGGAGTCACTGCTTGATATACAATCTCGGGGAATGAGAGACAttcaaaaaaaaattgggggggatTTCTGAGACAGACACTATCAATCCAGAGAATAGTGGGAAGGAGTTTATGACTGAAAAGCTGAAACTGCCCTCTGATGTGGTGGAGAAAATCACCTTTTCCAGGGTGCATGGAATGGAATGGGGAAATCCTTCAGAGGCAGACCTCATTGCCTTCTTTGAACATTTCAAACAGAGGAAAATGGCCAAAAGCAGAGGCAGAGAATTAAAAGGAATAACTAACTTTCCTCACAACATAAAAGAGACGGAAAGTACTCTATCCTGTCATGAGAGAACAAAGGGCCAGGTGTTCAGATACACAAAAATGACTCACTCATGGTTCACACCCTGTTCACCATGAGTCCTGAATCCAGTGTTCCACTAAAAACACAGTGGCTACCTCTACAAAAATGTCCTATTCTGTCGATTTGCAATTATCAAAGAAAGGTCCCCATATCACCCATATAAATGTGTGTAGTATCCCTAAAAAGATCCAtgaagtctatgacttggtgcatAAAAACATTGTGCATGTTCTAGCAATCACAGGAACCCATCTGGACCATTCTACTACTGATGGACAGGTCAGCATCAGTGGTCATACTATGATTAGAAAGGACAGGAACAGACGAGGCGGTGGTGCAACAATATACTCTATATAAACacaaaactatgtggacacccattcaattTAGGGTattgggctatttcagccacacccgttgctgataggtgtatcaaatcgagcacacagccatgcaatctccatagacaagcattggcaAAATAATGGAAGAGGCTGAagaactgaagagctcagtgactttcaatgtggcaccgtcatagcatgccacctttccaacaagtcagtttgtcaaatgtctgccctgctagagctgcccgtgtcaactgtaagtgctgttattgtgaagtggaaatgtctaggagcaacatcgGCTTATCAGGGAaatggtagaccacacaagctcacagaatgggacctccGAGTGCTGAAGTTTGTAGTGCattaaaatcatctgtcctcggttgcaacactcactatctagttccaaactgcctctggaagcaacgtcagcacgaAAAATGttagttgggagcttcatgaaattggtttccatggtcGAGAAGCAGCACATAAGCCTacaatcaccatgcgcaatgccaagtgacggctggagtggtgtaaagctccccaccattggactctggagcagtggaaatgtgttctctggagtgatgaatcacgttcaccatctggcagtccgacagacgtatctgggtttggcggatgccaggagaacgctacctgccacaaTGCCAACTGTGACATTTGATGGAGGAAGTACAATAGTCTGGGGCTTTCATGGTtctttcatggttcgggctaggccccttagttcaagtgaagggacatcttaatgctacagcatacaattacattctagacgattatgtacaactttgtggcaacagtttggggaaggccctttcttgtttcagcatgacaatgcccccatgctcaaagcaaggtccatacagaatggtttgtcgagaagaacttgactggactGCACTGGCCCTGACCTcaaaacctttgggatgaattggaatgccgacgtaatcgcccaacatcagtgcccgacctcgccaatgctcttgtggctgaatggaagcaattccccgcagcaatgttccaatgtcTAGtagaaagtcttcccagaagagtggaggctgtgatAGCGGCAAAGGGGGAACCatctctatattaatgcccatgatataGAAATACTACGACTAGAGTTCAACTTACCATTTCAACCACCAAAATTAGTTGGATGTGTGTACATTTTCAAATGTATCTTACCTGGATGTTATATGTGACAGTATTGACCATGCTTCTGATGAAAACAAAAAGTGAAATATTCTCAAAGATTTTAATACTAACTGGAAACACAAGAATGAGGGCAACAAATCCAGACTTGCCAGATTCAATGATAGTGTAAATCTAACGGAAATGGTTAATGCCACCACTTAATCGTCCAGAAAAAGGTTTGGCAACCAAACTTCATCATGTTTGATATTTTGCAGTAAAAATATGTACCTTTGGGCTCtattattaaaaacaaaaaactacATTTTAAGTGAGAAGTTGGCGTTGGTCTGAAaccaaaaaaataaatgaaattcaCATAAGCACCACAATGCCAATATTCTACCCaggctctaccaaggttttccagcacacagttTTGACCTACTATAGTAACTATGTTGGTATTGTACTTCAAACtatgtgtaggcaggttgcttaggattcaaaccttctcaaacagacTAATTCAAACTCTTAGAGGTGCTTCCACAATAATGTGATCTACACCGCATACAAGGTAAAGCATTGAATTTTTCACACACCTCAGTAAGACATTATCTCATTACTCTACCATTTCATGCTGTTTTAATTCAATCAAAGCAAGCATTTTATACTTACAAGACCATCAGGCTTGATTGAGCTGTTTGGTCTTGTAGTAATGTGGTGCATGCCTGTATTTCCTTAAACCTTTGTTTTAGCAttgaaaaaataataaataataaaaacataattttTGGTCAGTAGGTGCCCAACATAACAACAGGTGGTGGTGTGTTGGACACAGAAGCTCAGATAGATACAGCCTATCTGCATTCCTGATTTCTGTAACTGTTAGCTTACCTGTGTAATAATGACATAAGCTCAGAACCACTTGTGTTTCAAACGTGGTCCTGTTTAATCAATTGTTGTGCTGATCAATGGACGGTTCACTACCTCTGTCAAAATAATATGTAGCTTAAAGTTATATTTGTACTTGTATGTCTTTTTGCAAAAAAAGGATGCTGACGCAACAATAATACACGTTTACAATAGACCTATACGTAAAACTACGTAGAGCcaaattatatatacagtaccagtcaaagtttggacacacgtactcattcatggatttgtctttatttttaaaatgttctacattgtagaataatatcgaagacatcaaaactataactaAGATGGCGCCGGAGCAGAAGGCAGACGTTCTACCTGCCCCCAACCTATTGTgttttttattcatttaactgcgttgtttgtaacttattttttgtactatttttgtacataatgttgccgctaccatttcctatgaccgaaaataacttctagacatctgGATtgagattactcaccacggactagcagaatccttttttcttCTATCACGACTCTGATGAGCCTGTGGCGGAGGATAAACAGCTCAGCTCGGGAACAGGCCATGATCACCGTGATCTGcatgaagaggaggtggagaaagagaggctgGAGAGTGGGCTGTCTGCTGAGAAGTCGGAGACAATCAAATAAACCCCTACTTCCCTCAATTCTGCAAGCAAAAATGCAaactttggacaataaaatggacgagttattgggaagattaaactaccaacgggacattaaaaactgtaacatcttatgcttcacggagtcttggctgaacgacgacaatatcaacatacagctggctggttatacgatgtaccggcaggatagaacagcggcatctggtaagacaaggggtggcggtctatgtatttttgtaaacaacagctggtgcacgatatctaagtaagtctcgagctattgctcgccgaggtagagtttctcatgataagctcaTGATAAGACCACATTACCTacagagagagttttcatctatattctttgtagctggtTACATACTaccagtcagaggctggcactaagatagcattgaatgagctgtattctgccataagcaaacaagaaaatgctcacccagaggcaatgctcctagtagccggggacttcaatgcaggaaacttaaatcagttttaccaaatttctatcagcatcttatactccacacacagagatgcataacACGCTCTCCCTCACCGTCcgtttggaaaatctgaccataattccatcctcctgattcctgattccaagcaaaaattaaagcaggacaaactagtgactagatcaatacaaaggtggtcagatgaagcagatgctaagctacaggactgttttgctagcacagactggaatatgttctgggattcctccaatggcattgaggagtgcaccacatctgtcattggcttcatcaaaaagtgcatcaacgacgtcgtccccacagtgaccgtacatgcagatcctgaagtttctaaaactgtttgaatcatgtctgtgaatataacagaacttatatagcaggtgaaacccagaggacaaaccattcagatagtttttttggggggtcactctcttttcaatgtgttttcattgggaatccacaTTTCTAaaggaccttcttgcagttcctatcgcttccactggatgtcaacagtctttagaaattggttgaggttattcctttgtgtaatgaagaagtacggccatcttgaaggagggtcacttgaagtgtactgttagatagaggcgcgtgaccagaaagcatgcttcagtttgtttttcttcctgtattgaacacagatcatccccacttcaattttattgattatttacgtaaagaaatacctaaagttgtattacaaaagtagtttgaaatgttttggcaaagtttatggGTAACTTTTGAgaattttgtagtcacgttgagcaagttggaaccggtgtttttctgtatcaaacacgccaaataaatggacattttggatatatatcgacggaattaattgaacaaaaggaccatttgtgatgtttatgggacatattggagtgccaacaaaagaagctcatcaaaggcatgaattatatttttatttctgcgttttgtgtcgcgcctgcagggttgaaatatgctttctctctttgtttactatggtgctatcctcagataatagcatcttatgctttcgccgaaaagcctttatgaaatctgacatgttggcagGATTCACAACAAATGTAGCTTTAATTtactatcttgcatgtgtgatttaatgaacatTTGATTTTTATTGTAATTCATTTAAATTTGGCGTGTACATTTtacctggcttttggccaggtgggacgctagcatctcTTAAAgttgcaatatgtcacttttttgGGTAACCCAACCAAATGTTCTATGCTATTtatatgcttcccgttcttaaggtTGTTTTTTGCGTCtcactttcggttttgtacaccagcttcaaatcAGTAAACACAGTGTTGATCTGTATTGCCAAAGAGCTCTACTTTTGTTTCATTGGTCCACATAACATTTACCCAAGTATTTAACATGTTTAGGTGGATTTTTGATAAGTTCAATCAGGCCATCTTGTGTCTCCTTCAGCGGTGGGGTGTTCCTATGTTTACCAACGACCAAAAGAAATGTTCAAAGAAAAGATCACCCTCTGTACAATAAATTATGGGGGAGGTTCGATAATGCTGTgaggttgctttgctgcctcTGGTAATTGGGGCTTAGGGCCTTGAATGTGCGCAAGACGTCATGAAATGAGCTAATTATCAAGGTGTTTTGGAGTGCGATGTTCGACCCAGTGTCCAAAAACGGTCTCTTTTGAAGGTTGTGAGTCTTCGAGTAGGACAACAATCCCAAACTCACATAAAAAGCACACTGGAATGGATCAAGAAGAAACGCTGGACTGTTTTGGAGTGGCCAGTGAAGAGTCCAGATCTGAATCACATCCGTTACCTATGGTGAGAGCGGAAAACAGCATTTGATGGAGGGCACCCCTCAAACAATGAAGAATTAGAGCAGTTTACTGCTGAAGAGTGGGACAAATTGCCAGTAGAAAAAGGGCAGCAAGcgtatttgtcacgccctgaccttagagagctttttatgtctctattttggtttggtcagggtgtgatttggggtgggcattctatgttcctttttctatgtttagtatttctttgttttggccgggtatggttctcaatcagggacagctgactatcgttgtctctgattgggaaccatacttaggtagctttttcccacctatgttatgttggtagttattttctgtttagtgttttctgcacctgacaggactgtttcggtttgcactttgttattttgttttagtgttcagtttaaataaaagtcatgaacacttaccacgctgcgctttggtccgattcttCCTCATCAGACGACGACACCCATTACAGTATTGATGGTTAAAAGAAAGCATTTGTTGGCAGTTATCTTAGCCTAAAGATTTGCAAACCAAGTAATAGTTCCGGGGTGAAAATAATTTTATCAATGccatttgtctttattttctacTTTAAAATTGTAACCTTAAGTTTACCAAAATATAATTAGTTCTGCAATGTTGAAAATCCagtaacaaggtgtggagaccaacAGTTTGTAGGGAATTTTTTAAGAAACGTGCAAGGgtgccaatgtaacagtataactttagaccgtcctctcgcccatacccgggcacgaaccagggaccctctgcacacatcaacaacagtcacccacaaagcatcgttacccaccGCTCCaaaaaagccgcagcccttgcagagcaaggggaactactacttcaaggtctcagagcaagtgatatcaccgattgaaatgctatttagcgcgcaccgctaactaggctagccgtttcacatccgttacaccaatATATTTGGCTGTAACTGTACACTGATATTTATTAATCAAACTGAAAACACAATATTGTCAGGCAGAGGTCCACCATTtacagtacagtagtaacacttACATGTACCATCGAAAGGTTATCTATTTCAAAATAATTTACAATATAAAACAGAGCCCAGATTGGCTGTGAATTTTTATAAGAATGGTGAAAAGATAACatattgcaacaacaaaaacagatTCAAATTCCAAACTTCTTTATGAGCCGTTTTTTAAAAACAGGGTTACTCTATGGGGAGAAGATTTGCTCCCATCCCAACAATGTCTCTGCTGTCAATGCTCGTTGTTCTTCATAGTTTATGGCTGTTGACCAGACTGTTTGGTTGAGCCCCAGTAACCCTGCACAGTATATTTTGGTATTTATGTAtcataaaatatatttatctATTTTCCTAGTCCTACTGCAAGTATCTTGCTTTTTTGGAACGTCTGTTGGATTGATTGGACTCTGACACATTTATCCACTGAAGGAAATAGTTTTCTGCAAACTGTGCTTGCTCTTTGGTATACACAACAGTtatttacaatacaatacaagctTTGCAACGTCCTGCCTCTTCTTCTCACAACAGTACAAAACCCAAAGGTTTCACATATTCCATGTAACATTTGGAAATGAGTGATTCAAACCACTTACAACGAAGAATAGCAAACAAAAAAAAGTTCAGATAAATATGATATAAACATTAAGTTCAGCTGTAGGTCAACTTGCCATGACGTTTTTTAAAATCAGAATATCTATTATATAATAACATGCGTAGTcaagatacagtataatatactgtatcttgTAATAATTGTTGTCATAACAAACTGTATAAGAAATTATTAATTGGAGTTATTGTAGTTACTTCCTCTGGGAATGTGACTCATTGCCAATAAAAAGCACTCAGTTATGTTGAGTGCCTGACAACTGATAGTAAACCAGACAGGAGTATAAAACAACATACATCTTGTTCTGGTGAACTTTTTTTTCAGTCTCAGAGGAAAAAGAGTCAACTTGATTAATGAGCTCTTGTCACCTTAATCCGCCCTGTGGTCGATACATCCCCCTTTCCATGAAGGCAAGGATGAGTAAAAGAATTTGCCCATGGTCCTGGTATATTTAAACAAACTGTGGAAACACTCTGTTATATTCTCAAGAAACCCACAAATAAACCGACATGTTGAACACCCACCCCCCCTTTTCTCACACATAGTCTTTCCTGTTGTAGGAGCTGGGGGCCATGGACCTTGGAGCAGCAGAATACGCCATCCGGCTTTGGGGAGGGATTGAGTACCTTGTCATTGGTTTGTCTTCCTGAGGAGGGCAGCTGCAGCAGAGGATAGCACCCCCCAGCAGCAGCAATGCGGCCGCGGCCCAGCCCAGGTACAGCGCTGCCCCGATCTCCATTTTCTGTGCCGAGGGGATGATAGGGTTGTAGAACTCCAGGATGATGACGTGGGCTGACCAGGACACAGGCACCAGCTGGACCAGCGAAGCTAGGATAAAGGCAGCTCCGGCAGACAACACCACCTTGGCCTTCACTCCCTCCTCCTCGATGCAGTTGGTACACTTGGCTCCGATGGTCGCCACGAGGAGAGCTAAGACCCCCAGGATGATGGTGGCCACAGAGAGAGCTCTGGCAGCCTGCAGGTCCTGGGGCAAGGCCAGCATGGAGTCGTAAACCTTACACTGCATCTGGCCTGTGCTCTGAACCACACAGCTCATCCATAAACCTTCCCAGTAGACCTGGGCTGTGACGATGTTGGCTCCGATGAAGGCTGAGACCCTCCACATGGGCAGAGCACAGCTCACTATGCTCAGTATCCAGCCCAGCACGGACAGGCTCACACCCACTAGCTCCAGAGCGAACGACGCCATCGCACTGCACTACAATTAAGTCTCACTTAGGATTAAGATGCTGCTGTGGCTCTTTCGCTCCTTTCTCAGtctctttatttattttcttctctTTCCCTATCTCAGACTCTCACTTCGGCCTTATttccttcttctttctctctcactcttcttggTTGTTACTATTTGTCACCTTTTAACCCCTCACACTGTCTTTTTCCCCTGTATGCTGTATCCTTCTTGTCTCCTTCAGTCTTTAGCAGCTCACCTCTCCCTTGTCTTAGTATCCAGAAAGGAAAGCTTCTCacagtgtgttctctctgtgtgtgtgtatctctgtctctttgcTTTCGGGTGAGGAGTTGTCCACTCTTATCTTGATATATTTTATTGCAGGTTGGTCAGACCCACCTAAGCCATGACATCACACATCAGGGCCAACCGATTAGGTGTTGCCTGGACATCGGCCATGTTTACtgcgagggtgtgtgtgtgtgtgtgtgtgtgtgtgtgtgtgtgtgtgtgtgtgtgtgtgtgtgtgtgtgtgtgtgtgtgtgtgtgtgtgtgtgtgtgtgtgtttctcctcaTAAAAGGGAGTAGTATTTATGGGTTAGCCATTAGCCTACAGGAGCACTGTGTTCTGTGGTGTGTATTGGTGTTAATGGGTAAGAGCTTGCTATGTGGTTGATGGGTAACCAGATGATAAGGAGGCAGGGACACTGAAACAAActggttagggtgtgtgtgtgtgtgtttgtgtatgtgtatgtgtatgtgcgcATGCATGTaaatgtgtgcgtgtttgtgcatgtgtgtgtgtttactgtggcCTACATGTGTAAAAATGGGCTGCATGCTGACAATTCATTCTTAGGGGCCTTTGAGGGTGTACACACCTTCGTTCCAGCCCTAGACTAACATACACACCTGTTTCAACTAATTAACAAATCACCATGCCCTTGAATACTTGAAACAGGTGTTAGGGTAGGGTTGGAGCAAAAATTGTGCTCATCAAGTGGTTCCCACACAGGAAAGGATGAGAAACACTGATGTACAGCAAAGGAGTCACACCAACACTGTACAGTATGCAGCGATTGCAATTTTTACTGTCTTAGATTGGCAGATTGGTTATGTTGGCAGTAGTGTTGGCACCATAGCTTTACACTTGTGGAGCAACCAAAGTCCACTGCGGCAGATTTAACCTAATAATTGAATAGCACAAACGGTTC from Oncorhynchus kisutch isolate 150728-3 linkage group LG28, Okis_V2, whole genome shotgun sequence encodes:
- the LOC109873501 gene encoding claudin-4-like, with protein sequence MASFALELVGVSLSVLGWILSIVSCALPMWRVSAFIGANIVTAQVYWEGLWMSCVVQSTGQMQCKVYDSMLALPQDLQAARALSVATIILGVLALLVATIGAKCTNCIEEEGVKAKVVLSAGAAFILASLVQLVPVSWSAHVIILEFYNPIIPSAQKMEIGAALYLGWAAAALLLLGGAILCCSCPPQEDKPMTRYSIPPQSRMAYSAAPRSMAPSSYNRKDYV